Part of the Tepidisphaeraceae bacterium genome is shown below.
TCCGTCGGCGGGCGATAAGACGTACGTCTCGATCCGCAACGCGTCGCTCCGCCTCGCCGCCCGCCGGGGGGATCTGGTCGACCCGGTCGGCCCGTCGACCCTCACCGGCTCGTTCCACGCGCAGGTAGACTCCGGCCAAGTCGAACGGGCGCTGGCCGACCTGGAATCCAACACCCGCGCTGCCGGCATCACCCGCCCGCAGGACGCAGCGAGGTAGGACGAACAAAAACATGGCCACCTTTTCCTACGAGCCCCCGCTGCCCCCGGTCGCGCCCGACGCGTTCATTCAGACCGTGTACCTCGTTGAAGAAGGCACGCGCATCGGCGCCGCGACGTGGGTCATCCCCGACATCGACGCCGGCGTCCTTCAGATCCTGACGATGGAAATCGTGCCTGCCCACCGCCGGCATGGCCACGGCAAACGACTGCTGAGCGAGGTGCTGAAGCAGGGCAACGCCCTCTGCAGATCCCGCAAGCGCAAATTACGCAAATCCTGGATGCTGATGCGCCACAAGGGTCAGGTCGTCGGCCGATCGTTCTTGACCGGCCAAAGCTTTCACCACGTCAGCACGATCAGCCACCTGCTGAAGGACGAGGATGGTCTGGTATATATTCGTGCGTTTGATTAACCGAATCGTCCCCGCAGATAAATGTCACCAATCGTCACGACACGTCTGACACGAGCACTTGGCTAAACCGTGGGTCATCACTGGCCGACAATATCAGAGTGCAGTTGCAGCATCTGGTTTACGTTAGCCGGGCAGTAAGCCCATTTGGCCCAGTCGCGTTGAAGCAGCTGGCCAAACATTGTTCGAAGAAGAACGCGCCCCTAGGCATAACGGGCCTGCTGCTCTACAGCGGCGGGCATTTCATGCAGTTGCTGGAAGGACCGGAAAGCGTGGTGGGCGGTCTGTTCGACCTGATCCATCGCGACCCACGCCATGCCGCCGTCCGCCGGTTGCTATCCAAACCAGTGAGCGGCCGGCTGTTCCCGCAGTGGAACATGGGCCTGCTGAACTTAGATTCCACCGCCAGCTCCGACCTGCGCGGACTGACGACCGCGCTGCGCGGCGCCCTGCCCGACAGAACCCGCCCCGCCGGCACCGAAGGCGCCCTCGCCCTGCTCCGCGAGTTCCGCCAGCAGCTTCCGGCACCGTCAGTGGTCTGACACGGTCGTGTCACTTGTTCAACGAAATGCGCTGCGCCAAGAAACCAAGTACGCCAACTGCGCCACGCGAGAACAACTAAAAGGGGCAGGCTGGAGCCGCTCGCTGTTTGGTGCCGTCGCTTTTCCTGCCATCCTTGGCGAACTTGGTTTCTTGGCGCGAAATCTTAATCACAGAACAACGAAGAGAGACTGAACTACAGCGAACCGCCTTCCGGCGCCGCCAGTCCCAGCCGCACGTACTGCTCCGCCGGCGCTTCGCACGCCTTCAAATGATGCACCATCCGCTTGACGAACCGCGCTTCCAGTTGCGGATCGTCCAGCGGTCGCTGTTGCGCAGGGTCGTTCACCACGTCGTACAGTAAGTGGCGCCCGCGGTAGCTGGGTCCGCCCGGCAGCGCGCGTGGGACCGACCCGCCAACGGGGATCTTGTACAGCGGCATGTTGTACGTGTGCCCAAAATAACGGCCCATCTCCATGCGATCGTGATCGCTGCGCGGGAAGTACTGGTTCAGGCTGGCCACGGGCATGGCGGTGTAGGCGTGGAGCGGGCGCCCGTCGTCACTGATCGGCATGCGCATGTAGACGTGCCGTCCGTCGGTCACGTTCGTGGACTTCCCGAAGTAACCGAAGATGCCATCGTCGCGCACGGTTTCGCCGCGCTCGATGAGCGGCCGCAGCGACCTGCCGTGCAGGTGAGGTGGTGGCGGGCAGTCGAAGTAATCCAGGAACGTCGGCATCAGGTCGATCGTCTGCGTCATGGCGGCCACCCGGCTGCCCGCCTTGGCCGCTGCGCCGCGCGGCGGCTTCACGATCAACGGGATGCGCACGATCTCGTTGTACATCGGCATGAAGTTCTTCAGCCAGTACCCATGATCGCCCAGCAGCGTGCCGTGGTCGGTCGTGTAGACGATCAACGTATCGTCGAGCTGCCCGATCTCCTCCAGCTTGGCCAGCACCTTGCCCGCCCAATGATCGGTCATCGTCAGCAGGCCGGCGTAGCATTTGCGCATGTGCTCGACCGTCTCCGGCGATTCGGTGAGGATGTCGTAATCTGGCCAATCGGTGACGGGCCCGTCCCACTTGTCGCCGTACATCTCCAGGTACTTCTTCGTGCAGTGGAACGGCTCGTGCGGGTCGAAGAGTTCCACCTGCAGGAACCAGTCCCCCTTGGCATTCTTGTTTGCCTCCAGCCATTCGACCGCCGCCGCGCACGTGCGCGGGCCGGAGAACTCCTCCTCCGTCTGCATGCGCTGGCGGTTCAGGAAATTGTTGCCGAGCTGCTTGTCGGTCTTGCGGGCCTTGTTCCACCCTTCCGGCAGCGCGACCTGGTCGACCTGCGACGCCCACGGGTCGTGTTCCTGCCCGCGGAAGAACTCCCACGTGTTGAACGTCGTGTGGTAGTTCTCGCCGCCCAGCTCAAAGTAATGATCGTGATCGGTCAACAGGTGGCTGAAGACCTTACGCTGCTCGCGCAGCCACTTGGGCAGCGTGTCGTCGTACGGTTCGATCGGCCCCCACCCGCGGTACAGGAAGTTGTACCGCCCGGTCATGAACTCCCGCCGCGCCGGCATGCAGGGCAGCGAGCCGACGAAGTGGTTGTCGAACGTCACCCCCCGCGACGCCAGCTTTGCGAGGTTGGGCGTGTGGACCCAATCGTTGCCGTAACAGGTGAGGAAGTCCCTGCGGACCGTATCCATGACGAGGAAGAGCGTGCGCATGCTGCGAATGCTCCGCCGATCGCCCGTCCCGGTCAAGCCGATGGCTTGCCCGTCGTCGCCGATTCGTTCGCAATGCTCGTCAGCAACAGCGACGCCGCCGCCGACGCAGCGGCGCCGAAGACGAACACCAGACTGCTTGGCAGCGAGTACATCAGCGACGTCATCGGGATCCAGTACGCCCAGCACGGTAGCAGCAGGATGACGACGCGCGTCACGTACCAGTGCGGCCCGAGCGCCGCGAACGTGCGCTGCAGGTTGTACCGATACTCGCGCCACGTGTACGCCAGCGCCAGCACCCCCATGCCCAACAACGGCGTGTACAGGAACTGATCCGCCGCCACCTTGATCGCCACCTTGGCCAGCGTGACCTCGTCGCCCACCACGTACATCGCAACACGGTAGTACGCATCGACGAGCACGCCGAGCACGCCGTACAACAAGCAGTTGAACGCCACGTGTCGCCAGCGCTTCCTTCCCAGCGTGCGATCGATGCCAAAGACGTACTTGGCGATCTCCGGCACCAGCCCCGACACGGTCGCCATCAACAGCGCCGCCGCCAGAAAACCGCCGCGCGTCTTCCAGTCCGCCAGCACGTTGCAGAACGCGCGGAACGGCTCGGCCGAGTAATACGCGACCACCACGCCCAGCCCAACCGCCTGCAGCGCCACGATCGCCGGCCAGTTGCGCTTCAGCGACCGCAACCCCGGCAGCGCCAGCGCCGCCAGCCCAATGCGAGGCGGCAACGGCGCCTCGCTCGCAAACCGCGCCGCAAACGCCGCGGCCGTCTCTTCTTCATTCTCAGCCGATTGCGACGCAATGCTATCCATAGCCTCTGCCTGCCGGGGCGACTAAACCCTTAGCTGAACTTTGTTTGCTATCCTTCGATACCCATCGCCGTGGGCGATCGCAACCTATCGCACCCGCAAATGCAAGCGGCCGGCGCTGGCGATTACGACCGGATCGCATTTTCGGCTGGCCGAAGGGCCGCCGGCGCTAAATCTTCCGGACACGCGCCGCCTTTTGCTGCGGAGTCGGTATAATCTTCCCCCTTCGATTCCGGGAGTTGATTTGGCGTCACTGCGACAGTTAAAGAAGCATTTTTCGTCGGCCGTTCGTTCGGGGGCGCGTCATTACGTTGACGATAACCTCGTGCAGGACCTGGCCGTCAACGGGCAGGCGATCACGGCGCACGTGGTGGGCGAGGACCAGTACAACGTCCACGTCACCTTCAATGGTGACGGCGAGCCCAACTTCGATTGCGGCTGCGAAGTCTACCAGCGCAACAACGAACCCTGCCAGCACATCTGGGCCACGCTGACCGTGGCCGAGGATCGCGGGTTGTTGCACGCGATGCCGGACGAGGAGACGGACGCGAGCGGGCCGTTGCAGGTGACCGGGCCGTTCGCCCAGCGGCCCAGCTTTGCCGTGGGCAGCATGCAGCGCGGCAACAGCAACGACCCGCTGTGGAAGCGGGCGCTGTCGAACCTGAAGGACGCCCCTGACGAACCGCTGATGTCGGCGGACGAGTCGTTCCCAGCTGACAGTCGCATGGTGTACGTCGTCAACGCCGAGCTGACGCGCGACAACGGGCGCGTCTGCGTCGACCTCGCCACGCAGCGCAAACGGCGCGAAGGGGTCTGGCACGCGCCCAAGCGGCCGGTGCTGACGTACCGCCAATGGTTGAACGTGCCCGACGCGGTCGACCGGCAGATCGTGCAGATGCTGTACGGCTCGGGCGCGGCGGGGGTGGCCTCGGGACCGGAGGCCAACGAGGCGCGGTTCTTCCTGGATCAGGCCAGCGTGCCGACGATCTTGCGGCAGATGTGCGACACCGGCCGGGCGATGCTGAAGGACGTCGGCGACGAGCGCGAGTACGTGCCGCTGTCGTGGGACGACGGGCCGACGTTCGAGCTGTGGCTGGACACGATCGCATCACCGCGGCCACGGGAACTCATCATTCGTGGCACGCTGCGCCGCGAAGAGGGGCGCATGGAGTTGGACGAGCCGACCGCCCTGCTGCCGGGCGGGTACGTGATCGCCTACGGGCGCATCGCGCGCATGGAGACGTTCGGCGCGTTCGAACTGGCGACCATGCTGCGCGACAAGCCGAACTTCAGCGTGCCGCGCGAGAGCCTGCGCGAGTTTGTCGAAGAGGTCTACACCCTGCCCGGCGTGCCGCGCATGCAGTTGCCGGAAGAGGCGGCGCTGGAGGAGGTGCGCCCGCCATTGAAGTGCGCGCTGGTGATCGCCCCGCCCGACCCCGCCGAGGCGGGCGACGAGCTGACGGCGGATCTGTCGTTCAAATACGAGGACCGCATCGTGCGGCCGGAAGACCCGCGCAGCGGCATCGTGGAACCGGAAAACAAGGTGATGGTGCGCGACCGCGCTGCCGAGGGGGCGGCGTTGCGATTGCTGGCGTCGCTGGGCGTGCGGTCGGAACGGCGACACGCCAAGCCGCGCGAGTTTCGGTTGCTGACGTCGAAGCTGAACGACGTGGTGCTGGGGCTGGTGCTGGAAGGGTGGGACGTGCAGGCGTCGGGCAGCGTGTATCGCCAGCCGGGCGCGGTATCGCTGAGCGTGGCGTCGGGCATCGACTGGTTCGACCTGCACGGCTCGATCGACTTCGGTGGGCAGACGGCGTCGCTGCCGAAGCTGCTGGCGGCCATCCGCAAGCAGCAGCGCACGATCGTGCTGGACGACGGCAGCATCGGCGTGCTGCCGACCGAGTGGCTGAAGCAGTACGCCCCGCTGGCCGGCATTGGCACGGTGCAGGACGACGTGCTGCGCTTCACGAAGTCGCAGATCGGCTTCCTTGACGCCCTGCTGGCAGCTGCGCCGGCGGCGCGGTTCGATGAGGTCTTCGCCGCCGCCCGGCGCGAGCTGACGCAGTTTGAAGGCATCGAGGCGGCCGACCCGGTGGAATCGTTCAAGGGCACGCTGCGCCCCTACCAGCGCGACGGCCTGGGCTGGCTGCAGTTCCTGCGCAAGTTCGGCTTCGGCGGTTGCCTGGCCGACGACATGGGCCTGGGCAAGACCGTGCAGGTGCTGGCAATGCTGGAGGCCCGCCGGCAGGAGAAGGCCGGCACGTCGCTCGTCGTCGTGCCGCGGTCGCTCGTCTTCAACTGGCAACAGGAAGCCACCCGCTTCGCGCCCGACATGAAGGTGCTGGACCAAAGCGGTCCGCAGCGCACGCGCGACCCGAAGGAACTGGCCAACTACGACACCGTGCTGACCACCTACGGCACCCTTCGCCGTGACGCGGCGTTCTTCAAGGACTTCGAGTTCGACTACGTGGTGCTGGACGAGGCGCAGGCGATCAAGAACAGCGCCACCGCCAGCGCCAAGGCGACGCGCCTGCTGAAGTCGCGCCACCGCCTGGCGATGAGCGGCACGCCGATCGAGAACAACCTCGCCGAGCTGTGGAGCTTGTTCGAGTTCCTGAACCCCGGCATGCTGGGCAGCAGCGCCGTGTTCGACGATCTGGCCAACGCGTCGGCCACGCCACAGGAGCGCGGGGCGCTGGGCAAGGCGCTGCGGCCGTTCATTCTGCGTCGCACGAAGGGGCAGGTGGCGCCCGACCTGCCGGAGAAGATCGAGCAGACGATCTTCTGCGAGTTGGGCCCCGAGCAGCGCAAGATGTACGACGAGCTGCGCGAGCACTACCGCCACACACTGATGGACACGGTGAGCAAGGTCGGCATGGGCCGGGCCACCATCCAGGTGCTCGAAGCGCTGCTGCGCCTGCGGCAGGCGGCGTGCCACCCCGGCTTGATCGACCCCGAGAAGACGGGCGACCCCAGCGCGAAGATGGACGCGGCCCTGGCGCAGATCAAGGAAGTGATGGCCGAGGACCACAAGGTGCTGCTCTTCTCGCAGTTCACCTCGTTCCTAGCGATCGTGCGGCAACGGCTGGACGCCGAGGGCATCACCTACGAGTACCTCGACGGCCAGACGCGCGACCGCCAGAGCCGCGTGGAGCACTTCCAAAGCGACCCCGAGTGCAAGCTGTTCCTCATCAGCCTCAAGGCCGGCGGCCTGGGCCTGAATCTGACGGCGGCCGACTACGTCTACCTGCTCGACCCGTGGTGGAACCCCGCCGTCGAGGCGCAGGCCATCGACCGCACCCACCGTATCGGCCAGACGCGCAGCGTCTTCGCCTACCGCGTCATCGCCAAGGACACGGTGGAGGAAAAGGTACTCGAACTGCAGGCCAAGAAGCGCGACTTGGCCGAGGCGATCATCGGCGAGGACAACAGCCTGATCTCGCGGCTGCAGAAGGAAGATCTAGAAGCGCTGCTGGGGTAGCCGTATGGGCAGATGTCGGCGTTATGGAATTCCGCGCCGTTTATCATGGTCGTTTCCAGTGCGGCGGCGTTGAATGTGGGCATGACTACTTTCAAATCCTGCGGGGTGGGCTTCGCCGGGGCCCTTCTCGGCGCGTTCTTCGTCAACACGGTCGCATTCGCGCAGACGAAGCCGGCGGTCAACCTGACGACGCCAACCGAGGCAATGATCACGTTTGGCCGCGCCTCGTCTGCGGGCGACTGGGCAACGGTGGAAACTGCCGTGATCGGCACTGACGAACAGCGCGTGCAGACGAAGCAAATGCTGCGGGGCTTTAGGGGTCATATCAATCGTATGAGCGCGTACGACGCGCACTTTGGCGGAAACACTGCGGACACGATGGGTTTCACTGCCGCCAACGAAAAGATGCTGCGCGAGATGCCCGTTAAAATAGAGGGCGACGCGGCTTCCATCACCGTCAGAGATCCGGAGGCGAGGAAGGAAGTCCCTGCGATGAAGGTCGACTTCAAGAAGATTGATGGCGATTGGAAGCTCGACCTTGGATCGTACCTGCAGTACTCGCAGACGACGCGTGAGGCCGACGCCGCCCATACCGACCGGATCCTGACGATCATCGAACGCGCCAGCGAGGAGATCATCGCCGGGTTGGACGCCGGCGCGTACGCCTCGCGCGAGGAAGCGGAACGCGCGTTCGGCCAACTTTTTGCCGAGCGCTTCGCCACCGCCACCACTCAGCCCACGAAGATGACCGAATAACTTCCGCCGGTCCCGCGATCCGTTGTATTGCGCGGCGGGTAGATTTTGCTTTTGAAACTTGGCATTGGCGGTCGCGGCCTTACATTATGACGCATGGCGATGGAAGTTCCGCCCCATGCGAGCGTCGGCGACAGAGTGGCCGGCAAGACGTTGCGCCACCCGGCGTTGAAGCTCACGGCGCAGCTGGTGCTCGGGTTGTTGGGGGTGGCGGGGCTGTACGTCGCCAAGGCGCACAGCTACCTGTTGTTTCACGCGATCGTCGAGCTGTTCGGCATCGTGGTCGCCGGCTGCATCTTCGTCATCGCGTGGAACGGGCGCAAGCTGCACGCGAGCCATCCGATCACGCTATTGGGGGCGGCCTACCTGGCGATCGCCGTGCTCGACATGCTGCACATGCTCAGCTACCGGGGCATGGGTGTCTTTCCCAACATTGAAGCGAACGTCGCGACCCAGCTGTGGATCGGCTCGCGTATGGTGCTGACGGCCAGCCTGCTGCTGTTCGCGACCGTCCCCAATCGCCGGTCGTGGCCGCTGTGGACGCTGGGCGCGTACCTGGGCGTGACGGTCCTGCTGCTGCTCTCGATCTTCTACTGGCGCAGCTTCCCCGCGTGCTTCATCGATGGCCACGGTCTGACGCCCTTCAAGCGTGGGGCCGAGTACGCGTGCTGCGCGCTCATCGTCGTCGCAATGGTGCTGCTGCACCGCAGGCGGCACGAGTTCGACCGCCAGCTGATCATGCTGATGCAGTGGGCGATGGGCACGGGTGCCGCGGCGGGCCTGGCGTTCACGCTGTACAACGATCCCTACGCCATCTGGAACTGGACCGGGCACGTGCTGAAGGTCGTGTCGTACTTCCTGGCGTACGAGGCGATCATCGTCACCGCGTTCGACCGCCCGTACGCGCTGATGTTCCGCGACCTGTCTGAGAACGAACGGGCGCTGCGGGCGGCAACCGACGCGGCGCAGGCGGCCAACAGCGCTAAGGACCGGTTCCTGGCCGTGCTGTCGCACGAGCTGCGCACGCCGCTGGCGCCGGTGCTGCTGACGATCTCGAGCCTCGAACGGGACGAACGCCTGCCCCCCGACGCCCGGGCGGCGCTGGCGGTGGCGAGGCGGAACGTGGCGCTGGAGACGCACCTGATCGACGATCTGCTCGACCTGAACCGCGTTACCGCGGGCAAGCTGGTGCTGCAGTGGCAGCGGTTGGACCTGCATCGGGTGGTCTCCGATGCCGTTCAGCACGTCGCCGACGACGCGCGGGCCAAGGGCGTGACGATCGTCCTCCCGCCCGCCGACGCGGTCGCCGGCGCGATGCAGGGTGTGGTGGTGCAAGGCGACCCCACGCGCCTGCAGCAGGTGTTCTGGAACCTGCTGCGTAACGCCGTGAAGTTCAGCAAGACGGACGGCACGATCACCGTGCGTTACGCGCGCGGCCGGTCCGGTGGCGGATCGATACGGGTGTCGATCACCGACGACGGCATCGGCATCGAGGCGGCGGCGTTGGAGCGGATCTTCCGCGTGTTCGAACAGGGCAGCGCGGACGTCACGCGGGCCTTCGGCGGGTTGGGGTTGGGCCTGTCGGTCGCCCGCGCGATCGCCGAGCTGCATAGTGGCATGATCACGGCCACCAGCGACGGCCTGGACCGTGGCGCGACGTTCACCGTGGAACTGCCCTGCCACCCCGCCGCGGTCGACCGAACGCCGAACCAGCCTGTCGATGCTGCACCAACGTCTTCGACCGACGCCGCCCCAACACCCTTACAGAAGGGGCTGCGATTGCTCGTGGTGGAGGACCACGCCGACACCGCCCGTGCGCTGTCGCTGGTGTTGACGCGCCAGGGATACCACGTCCAGACCGCCGGCAACGCCGCTGAGGCGCGGTCGGCGGTCGCCAGCGGTGAACCGTTCGACCTGGTGTTAAGCGATCTGGGTTTGCCCGACGCCACGGGTTACGAGCTGATGGCCGAGCTGCGCCAACTGCACGGCCTGAGCGGCATCGCGATGAGCGGCTTCGGCATGGACGACGACATCCGCAAAAGCCGCGCCGCCGGCTTCGCCGACCACCTGACCAAGCCGGTCGCCATCGACCGCCTGCTCGACGCCATCCGCCGCCACGGCGGCGGCTAAGCGGCCGTGGGTGCTGGCGAAGGGAAGACGTTAAACCACAGAGGACACAGAGCACACAGAGAGCGGCGCATTGCGATGAACGATGCCTACGCCGTCAGGATGGGGAACTTGCTGCTGCTGATCGGCAGGTGCGAATACTCCTCAACCAAGCGACGATACTCCCTTGCGACCTTGCGTTGCTTGCGGGCAAGCGTGTACAG
Proteins encoded:
- a CDS encoding GNAT family N-acetyltransferase: MATFSYEPPLPPVAPDAFIQTVYLVEEGTRIGAATWVIPDIDAGVLQILTMEIVPAHRRHGHGKRLLSEVLKQGNALCRSRKRKLRKSWMLMRHKGQVVGRSFLTGQSFHHVSTISHLLKDEDGLVYIRAFD
- a CDS encoding BLUF domain-containing protein, producing MQLQHLVYVSRAVSPFGPVALKQLAKHCSKKNAPLGITGLLLYSGGHFMQLLEGPESVVGGLFDLIHRDPRHAAVRRLLSKPVSGRLFPQWNMGLLNLDSTASSDLRGLTTALRGALPDRTRPAGTEGALALLREFRQQLPAPSVV
- a CDS encoding sulfatase, producing the protein MRTLFLVMDTVRRDFLTCYGNDWVHTPNLAKLASRGVTFDNHFVGSLPCMPARREFMTGRYNFLYRGWGPIEPYDDTLPKWLREQRKVFSHLLTDHDHYFELGGENYHTTFNTWEFFRGQEHDPWASQVDQVALPEGWNKARKTDKQLGNNFLNRQRMQTEEEFSGPRTCAAAVEWLEANKNAKGDWFLQVELFDPHEPFHCTKKYLEMYGDKWDGPVTDWPDYDILTESPETVEHMRKCYAGLLTMTDHWAGKVLAKLEEIGQLDDTLIVYTTDHGTLLGDHGYWLKNFMPMYNEIVRIPLIVKPPRGAAAKAGSRVAAMTQTIDLMPTFLDYFDCPPPPHLHGRSLRPLIERGETVRDDGIFGYFGKSTNVTDGRHVYMRMPISDDGRPLHAYTAMPVASLNQYFPRSDHDRMEMGRYFGHTYNMPLYKIPVGGSVPRALPGGPSYRGRHLLYDVVNDPAQQRPLDDPQLEARFVKRMVHHLKACEAPAEQYVRLGLAAPEGGSL
- a CDS encoding SNF2-related protein — its product is MASLRQLKKHFSSAVRSGARHYVDDNLVQDLAVNGQAITAHVVGEDQYNVHVTFNGDGEPNFDCGCEVYQRNNEPCQHIWATLTVAEDRGLLHAMPDEETDASGPLQVTGPFAQRPSFAVGSMQRGNSNDPLWKRALSNLKDAPDEPLMSADESFPADSRMVYVVNAELTRDNGRVCVDLATQRKRREGVWHAPKRPVLTYRQWLNVPDAVDRQIVQMLYGSGAAGVASGPEANEARFFLDQASVPTILRQMCDTGRAMLKDVGDEREYVPLSWDDGPTFELWLDTIASPRPRELIIRGTLRREEGRMELDEPTALLPGGYVIAYGRIARMETFGAFELATMLRDKPNFSVPRESLREFVEEVYTLPGVPRMQLPEEAALEEVRPPLKCALVIAPPDPAEAGDELTADLSFKYEDRIVRPEDPRSGIVEPENKVMVRDRAAEGAALRLLASLGVRSERRHAKPREFRLLTSKLNDVVLGLVLEGWDVQASGSVYRQPGAVSLSVASGIDWFDLHGSIDFGGQTASLPKLLAAIRKQQRTIVLDDGSIGVLPTEWLKQYAPLAGIGTVQDDVLRFTKSQIGFLDALLAAAPAARFDEVFAAARRELTQFEGIEAADPVESFKGTLRPYQRDGLGWLQFLRKFGFGGCLADDMGLGKTVQVLAMLEARRQEKAGTSLVVVPRSLVFNWQQEATRFAPDMKVLDQSGPQRTRDPKELANYDTVLTTYGTLRRDAAFFKDFEFDYVVLDEAQAIKNSATASAKATRLLKSRHRLAMSGTPIENNLAELWSLFEFLNPGMLGSSAVFDDLANASATPQERGALGKALRPFILRRTKGQVAPDLPEKIEQTIFCELGPEQRKMYDELREHYRHTLMDTVSKVGMGRATIQVLEALLRLRQAACHPGLIDPEKTGDPSAKMDAALAQIKEVMAEDHKVLLFSQFTSFLAIVRQRLDAEGITYEYLDGQTRDRQSRVEHFQSDPECKLFLISLKAGGLGLNLTAADYVYLLDPWWNPAVEAQAIDRTHRIGQTRSVFAYRVIAKDTVEEKVLELQAKKRDLAEAIIGEDNSLISRLQKEDLEALLG
- a CDS encoding MASE3 domain-containing protein codes for the protein MEVPPHASVGDRVAGKTLRHPALKLTAQLVLGLLGVAGLYVAKAHSYLLFHAIVELFGIVVAGCIFVIAWNGRKLHASHPITLLGAAYLAIAVLDMLHMLSYRGMGVFPNIEANVATQLWIGSRMVLTASLLLFATVPNRRSWPLWTLGAYLGVTVLLLLSIFYWRSFPACFIDGHGLTPFKRGAEYACCALIVVAMVLLHRRRHEFDRQLIMLMQWAMGTGAAAGLAFTLYNDPYAIWNWTGHVLKVVSYFLAYEAIIVTAFDRPYALMFRDLSENERALRAATDAAQAANSAKDRFLAVLSHELRTPLAPVLLTISSLERDERLPPDARAALAVARRNVALETHLIDDLLDLNRVTAGKLVLQWQRLDLHRVVSDAVQHVADDARAKGVTIVLPPADAVAGAMQGVVVQGDPTRLQQVFWNLLRNAVKFSKTDGTITVRYARGRSGGGSIRVSITDDGIGIEAAALERIFRVFEQGSADVTRAFGGLGLGLSVARAIAELHSGMITATSDGLDRGATFTVELPCHPAAVDRTPNQPVDAAPTSSTDAAPTPLQKGLRLLVVEDHADTARALSLVLTRQGYHVQTAGNAAEARSAVASGEPFDLVLSDLGLPDATGYELMAELRQLHGLSGIAMSGFGMDDDIRKSRAAGFADHLTKPVAIDRLLDAIRRHGGG